The following proteins come from a genomic window of Microtus ochrogaster isolate Prairie Vole_2 chromosome 7, MicOch1.0, whole genome shotgun sequence:
- the Caskin1 gene encoding caskin-1 isoform X2, whose amino-acid sequence MGKEQELVQAVKAEDVGTAQRLLQRPRPGKAKLLGSTKKINVNFQDPDGFSALHHAALNGNTELISLLLEAQAAVDIKDNKGMRPLHYAAWQGRKEPMKLVLKAGSAVNVPSDEGHIPLHLAAQHGHYDVSEMLLQHQSNPCMVDNSGKTPLDLACEFGRVGVVQLLLSSNMCAALLEPRPGDTTDPNGTSPLHLAAKNGHIDIIRLLLQAGIDINRQTKSGTALHEAALCGKTEVVRLLLDSGINAHVRNTYSQTALDIVHQFTTSQASKEIKQLLREASAALQVRATKDYCNNYDLTSLNVKAGDIITVLEQHPDGRWKGCIHDNRTGNDRVGYFPSSLGEAIVKRAGGDRSGSLSNVAGGRSGGGHALHAGSEGVKLLATVLSQKSVSDSSPGDSPVKPPEGSTGAARSQPPAAHAGQVYGDQPPKKLESASVSEGKSAEAVSQWLATFQLQLYAPNFTSAGYDLPTISRMTPEDLTAIGVTKPGHRKKITAEISGLNIPDWLPEHKPANLAVWLSMIGLAQYYKVLVDNGYENIDFITDITWEDLQEIGITKLGHQKKLMLAVRKLAELQKAEYSKYEGGPLRRKAPQSLEMMAIESPPPSEPAAADCQSPKMTTFQDSELSGELQAALSGPAEAGAAAAEKSSNHLPPTPRAILRQESSLGGRARHMSSSQELLGDGPQGPGSPMSRSQEYLLDEGPVPGTPPKEVRSGRHGHSVKRASVPPVPGKPRQVLPSGASHFTPPQTPTKAQPGSPQALGGPHGPATAKVKPTPQLLPPTDRPMSPRSLPQSPTHRGFAYVLPQPVEGEAGPAAPGPTLPPVPAAVPTLCLPPEADVEPGRPKKRAHSLNRYAASDSEPERDELLVPGAAGPYATVQRRVGRSHSVRAPAGADKNVNRSQSFAVRPRKKGPPPPPPKRSSSAMASANLADEPAPDAETEDGRLGVRAQRRRASDLTGSVDTGSAGSVKSIAAMLELSSIGGGGRAIRRPPEGHPTPRPASPEPGRVATVLASVKHKEAIGPDGEVVNRRRTLSGPVTGLLATARRGPGEPTEQSHFLEDGTARQRPRGPAKGEASVEGPPLARVEASATLKRRIRAKQSQQENVKFILTESDTVKRRPKAKERDTGPEPPPPLSVYQNGTATVRRRPASEQAGPPELPPPPPPAEPPPADLMQLPPLPLPDGNARKPVKPPVSPKPILAQPVTKIQGSPTPASKKVPLPGPGSPEVKRAHGTPPPVSPKPPPPPTAPKPAKAVAGLQSSSATTSPVPSPARQPPAALVKPASSPPSQSASPAKPPSPGAPVLHVPAKPPRAAASVASGPPAAPDCASPGDSARQKLEETSACLAAALQAVEEKIRQEDGQGPRPSSIEEKSTGSILEDIGSMFDDLADQLDAMLE is encoded by the exons ATGGGGAAggagcaggagctggtgcaggcgGTGAAGGCGGAGGACGTGGGGACCGCGCAGAGGCTGCTGCAGAGGCCGCGGCCGGGGAAGGCCA agCTCCTAGGCTCTACCAAGAAGATCAATGTCAACTTCCAGGACCCAGATGG CTTCTCAGCCCTGCACCATGCTGCCCTGAATGGCAACACGGAATTGATCTCTCTGCTGCTGGAGGCTCAGGCTGCTGTAGACATCAAGGACAACAAAG GCATGCGGCCATTGCACTACGCAGCCTGGCAGGGCCGGAAGGAGCCCATGAAGCTGGTGCTGAAGGCAGGCTCAGCAGTAAATGTCCCATCCGACGAGGGCCACATACCCCTGCATTTGGCCGCCCAGCATGGTCACTACGATGTG TCAGAGATGCTGTTACAGCATCAGTCCAACCCTTGCATGGTAGACAACTCCGGAAAGACACCTCTGGACCTGGCCTGTGAGTTCGGTCGAGTAGGG gTAGTCCAGCTGCTACTAAGTAGCAACATgtgtgcagccttgctggagccCAGACCAGGGGATACCACAGACCCCAACGGCACCAGCCCCCTGCACCTGGCAGCTAAGAATGGCCACATCGACATTATCAG ACTCCTTCTTCAGGCCGGCATCGATATTAACCGTCAGACCAAGTCTGGCACGGCTCTTCATGAGGCTGCACTCTGTGGGAAGACAGAAGTGGTTCGGCTGCTGTTGGAC AGTGGGATCAATGCCCACGTGAGGAACACCTACAGCCAGACAGCTCTGGACATTGTGCACCAATTTACTACATCGCAGGCCAGCAAGGAGATCAAGCAACTTCTCCGAG AGGCCTCAGCAGCTCTACAGGTGCGGGCGACCAAGGATTACTGTAACAATTATGACCTGACCAGTCTCAATGTGAAGGCTGGGGACATTATCACG GTACTTGAACAGCATCCAGACGGCCGGTGGAAAGGCTGCATCCATGATAACCGGACAGGCAATGACAGGGTGGGCTACTTCCCATCCTCGCTGGGCGAGGCTATTGTCAAACGAGCAG GTGGCGATCGCAGCGGCAGCTTGAGCAATGTGGCTGGGGGCCGAAGTGGTGGGGGCCATGCCCTGCATGCAGGCTCTGAAGGAGTTAAG CTCCTGGCAACAGTGCTTTCTCAAAAGTCAGTCTCTGATTCCAGTCCAGGAGACAGCCCCGTCAAACCTCCAGAGGGGTCTACAG GTGCTGCCCGGTCCCAGCCTCCAGCAGCCCATGCTGGGCAGGTATACGGGGATCAGCCACCCAAGAAGCTGGAATCCGCCTCGGTCTCAGAGGGCAAG AGTGCTGAGGCAGTCAGTCAGTGGCTCGCCACATTCCAGCTACAGCTCTATGCCCCTAACTTCACCAGTGCTGGCTATGACCTGCCCACCATCAGCCGTATGACCCCCGAG GACCTCACAGCCATTGGTGTTACCAAGCCAGGCCATCGTAAGAAGATCACAGCAGAGATCAGCGGCCTGAACATTCCTGACTGGCTGCCTGAACACAAACCC GCTAacctggctgtgtggctgtccATGATCGGTCTGGCCCAGTATTACAAGGTGCTGGTGGACAACGGCTATGAGAACATTGATTTCATCACCGATATCACTTGGGAGGATTTGCAGGAGATTGGCATCACCAAGCTGG GACACCAAAAGAAGCTGATGCTGGCCGTGAGGAAACTGGCAGAACTGCAAAAGGCGGAATACTCCAAGTACGAGGGGGGACCCCTGCGCCGAAAGGCACCCCAGTCACTTGAAATGATGGCCATTGAGTCGCCACCGCCATCTGAGCCTGCTGCCGCAGATTGCCAATCTCCTAAAATGACCACCTTCCAGGACAGTGAACTCAGTGGTGAGCTGCAGGCTGCCCTGTCTGGCCCAGCTGAAGCAGGCGCAGCTGCTGCTGAGAAGTCCTCCAACCACCTGCCCCCCACTCCAAGGGCCATCCTGCGACAGGAGTCCAGCCTGGGTGGCCGGGCTCGGCACATGAGCAGCTCGCAGGAACTGCTGGGTGATGGGCCCCAAGGGCCTGGCAGCCCTATGTCACGAAGTCAGGAATACCTGCTGGATGAGGGGCCAGTCCCTGGCACCCCACCCAAGGAGGTGCGGTCTGGCCGCCATGGCCACAGTGTCAAGAGGGCCAGTGTGCCCCCAGTGCCTGGCAAGCCACGGCAGGTCCTTCCATCAGGTGCCAGCCACTTCACGCCCCCACAGACACCCACCAAAGCTCAGCCGGGTTCTCCTCAGGCACTCGGGGGACCTCATGGTCCAGCCACAGCCAAGGTGAAGCCCACCCCACAGCTGCTGCCGCCGACAGACCGACCCATGTCGCCCCGTTCCCTTCCTCAGTCGCCCACACACCGTGGCTTTGCCTATGTGCTGCCTCAGCCAGTTGAGGGCGAGGCGGGGCCGGCTGCTCCAGGACCCACACTCCCACCAGTACCGGCAGCTGTACCCACACTGTGTCTGCCCCCAGAAGCTGATGTGGAGCCTGGGCGGCCCAAGAAACGTGCCCACAGCCTAAACCGCTATGCAGCCTCTGACAGCGAGCCGGAGCGGGATGAGCTGCTGGTGCCCGGTGCTGCTGGACCCTATGCCACAGTCCAGCGGCGTGTGGGTCGGAGCCATTCAGTGAGGGCTCCCGCTGGCGCTGACAAGAATGTTAATCGCAGTCAGTCCTTTGCTGTGCGGCCACGCAAGAAGGGGCCCCCACCACCTCCGCCCAAGCGCTCCAGCTCAGCCATGGCCAGTGCCAACCTAGCCGATGAGCCGGCTCCAGATGCTGAGACGGAGGATGGCCGGCTGGGAGTGCGGGCACAGCGCCGGCGGGCTAGTGATCTGACTGGCAGCGTGGACACAGGCAGTGCCGGCAGCGTGAAGAGCATTGCAGCCATGCTTGAGCTGTCTtccattgggggtggggggcgggctATCCGCAGGCCCCCTGAAGGCCACCCCACACCTCGTCCTGCCAGTCCAGAACCGGGTCGGGTAGCTACTGTGTTGGCCTCTGTGAAACATAAAGAGGCCATTGGGCCTGACGGCGAAGTGGTAAACCGGCGCCGTACACTCAGCGGCCCGGTCACGGGACTTTTGGCCACTGCTCGCCGGGGACCCGGGGAACCAACAGAGCAGAGTCATTTTCTGGAGGATGGTACAGCCCGACAACGGCCTCGAGGTCCAGCCAAGGGGGAGGCAAGTGTGGAGGGCCCTCCCCTTGCCCGGGTAGAGGCCAGTGCCACCCTCAAGAGGCGCATCCGGGCCAAGCAGAGCCAGCAAGAGAATGTCAAGTTCATCCTGACAGAGTCTGACACAGTCAAGCGCAGGCCTAAGGCTAAAGAGCGTGACACTGGGCCTGAACCACCCCCACCACTGTCTGTGTATCAGAATGGCACAGCCACTGTTCGCCGAAGGCCAGCCTCTGAGCAGGCTGGGCCCCCAGagctgccccctcctcctccacctgctgAACCCCCACCTGCTGACCTGATGCAGCTGCCCCCACTGCCCCTGCCTGATGGCAATGCCCGGAAGCCCGTGAAGCCACCCGTCTCTCCCAAGCCCATCCTGGCTCAGCCTGTGACCAAGATACAGGGCTCACCTACACCTGCCTCCAAGAAGGTGCCACTGCCAGGCCCTGGCAGCCCAG AGGTAAAGCGCGCTCACGGCACGCCACCACCTGTGTCACCCAAGCCTCCACCGCCACCCACAGCACccaagccagccaaggctgtGGCGGGACTACAGTCCAGCAGCGCCACCACCTCGCCTGTGCCCTCGCCGGCACGCCAGCCGCCAGCAGCCCTAGTCAAGCCGGCTAGTTCGCCGCCCTCGCAGAGCGCCAGCCCCGCCAAGCCCCCTTCCCCAGGCGCACCCGTGCTGCACGTACCCGCCAAGCCCCCTCGCGCTGCCGCTTCAGTGGCCTCCGGACCACCAGCAGCTCCAGACTGTGCTTCACCCGGGGACAGTGCTCGGCAGAAGCTAGAGGAGACTAGTGCGTGTTTGGCTGCTGCATTGCAGGCAGTGGAGGAGAAGATCCGGCAGGAAGATGGACAAGGCCCTCG ACCCTCCTCCATCGAGGAGAAGAGCACTGGCAGCATCCTGGAAGACATCGGCAGCATGTTCGACGACCTGGCCGACCAGCTGGATGCCATGCTGGAGTGA
- the Caskin1 gene encoding caskin-1 isoform X3, which translates to MGKEQELVQAVKAEDVGTAQRLLQRPRPGKAKLLGSTKKINVNFQDPDGFSALHHAALNGNTELISLLLEAQAAVDIKDNKGMRPLHYAAWQGRKEPMKLVLKAGSAVNVPSDEGHIPLHLAAQHGHYDVSEMLLQHQSNPCMVDNSGKTPLDLACEFGRVGVVQLLLSSNMCAALLEPRPGDTTDPNGTSPLHLAAKNGHIDIIRLLLQAGIDINRQTKSGTALHEAALCGKTEVVRLLLDSGINAHVRNTYSQTALDIVHQFTTSQASKEIKQLLREASAALQVRATKDYCNNYDLTSLNVKAGDIITVLEQHPDGRWKGCIHDNRTGNDRVGYFPSSLGEAIVKRAGSRTGSEPSPPQGGGSLGPSAPAEEIWVLRKPFAGGDRSGSLSNVAGGRSGGGHALHAGSEGVKLLATVLSQKSVSDSSPGDSPVKPPEGSTGAARSQPPAAHAGQVYGDQPPKKLESASVSEGKANLAVWLSMIGLAQYYKVLVDNGYENIDFITDITWEDLQEIGITKLGHQKKLMLAVRKLAELQKAEYSKYEGGPLRRKAPQSLEMMAIESPPPSEPAAADCQSPKMTTFQDSELSGELQAALSGPAEAGAAAAEKSSNHLPPTPRAILRQESSLGGRARHMSSSQELLGDGPQGPGSPMSRSQEYLLDEGPVPGTPPKEVRSGRHGHSVKRASVPPVPGKPRQVLPSGASHFTPPQTPTKAQPGSPQALGGPHGPATAKVKPTPQLLPPTDRPMSPRSLPQSPTHRGFAYVLPQPVEGEAGPAAPGPTLPPVPAAVPTLCLPPEADVEPGRPKKRAHSLNRYAASDSEPERDELLVPGAAGPYATVQRRVGRSHSVRAPAGADKNVNRSQSFAVRPRKKGPPPPPPKRSSSAMASANLADEPAPDAETEDGRLGVRAQRRRASDLTGSVDTGSAGSVKSIAAMLELSSIGGGGRAIRRPPEGHPTPRPASPEPGRVATVLASVKHKEAIGPDGEVVNRRRTLSGPVTGLLATARRGPGEPTEQSHFLEDGTARQRPRGPAKGEASVEGPPLARVEASATLKRRIRAKQSQQENVKFILTESDTVKRRPKAKERDTGPEPPPPLSVYQNGTATVRRRPASEQAGPPELPPPPPPAEPPPADLMQLPPLPLPDGNARKPVKPPVSPKPILAQPVTKIQGSPTPASKKVPLPGPGSPEVKRAHGTPPPVSPKPPPPPTAPKPAKAVAGLQSSSATTSPVPSPARQPPAALVKPASSPPSQSASPAKPPSPGAPVLHVPAKPPRAAASVASGPPAAPDCASPGDSARQKLEETSACLAAALQAVEEKIRQEDGQGPRPSSIEEKSTGSILEDIGSMFDDLADQLDAMLE; encoded by the exons ATGGGGAAggagcaggagctggtgcaggcgGTGAAGGCGGAGGACGTGGGGACCGCGCAGAGGCTGCTGCAGAGGCCGCGGCCGGGGAAGGCCA agCTCCTAGGCTCTACCAAGAAGATCAATGTCAACTTCCAGGACCCAGATGG CTTCTCAGCCCTGCACCATGCTGCCCTGAATGGCAACACGGAATTGATCTCTCTGCTGCTGGAGGCTCAGGCTGCTGTAGACATCAAGGACAACAAAG GCATGCGGCCATTGCACTACGCAGCCTGGCAGGGCCGGAAGGAGCCCATGAAGCTGGTGCTGAAGGCAGGCTCAGCAGTAAATGTCCCATCCGACGAGGGCCACATACCCCTGCATTTGGCCGCCCAGCATGGTCACTACGATGTG TCAGAGATGCTGTTACAGCATCAGTCCAACCCTTGCATGGTAGACAACTCCGGAAAGACACCTCTGGACCTGGCCTGTGAGTTCGGTCGAGTAGGG gTAGTCCAGCTGCTACTAAGTAGCAACATgtgtgcagccttgctggagccCAGACCAGGGGATACCACAGACCCCAACGGCACCAGCCCCCTGCACCTGGCAGCTAAGAATGGCCACATCGACATTATCAG ACTCCTTCTTCAGGCCGGCATCGATATTAACCGTCAGACCAAGTCTGGCACGGCTCTTCATGAGGCTGCACTCTGTGGGAAGACAGAAGTGGTTCGGCTGCTGTTGGAC AGTGGGATCAATGCCCACGTGAGGAACACCTACAGCCAGACAGCTCTGGACATTGTGCACCAATTTACTACATCGCAGGCCAGCAAGGAGATCAAGCAACTTCTCCGAG AGGCCTCAGCAGCTCTACAGGTGCGGGCGACCAAGGATTACTGTAACAATTATGACCTGACCAGTCTCAATGTGAAGGCTGGGGACATTATCACG GTACTTGAACAGCATCCAGACGGCCGGTGGAAAGGCTGCATCCATGATAACCGGACAGGCAATGACAGGGTGGGCTACTTCCCATCCTCGCTGGGCGAGGCTATTGTCAAACGAGCAG GTTCCCGAACAGGCAGCGAGCCAAGCCCACCCCAGGGAGGTGGCTCCTTGGGGCCCTCTGCACCCGCGGAGGAGATCTGGGTGCTGAGGAAGCCTTTTGCAG GTGGCGATCGCAGCGGCAGCTTGAGCAATGTGGCTGGGGGCCGAAGTGGTGGGGGCCATGCCCTGCATGCAGGCTCTGAAGGAGTTAAG CTCCTGGCAACAGTGCTTTCTCAAAAGTCAGTCTCTGATTCCAGTCCAGGAGACAGCCCCGTCAAACCTCCAGAGGGGTCTACAG GTGCTGCCCGGTCCCAGCCTCCAGCAGCCCATGCTGGGCAGGTATACGGGGATCAGCCACCCAAGAAGCTGGAATCCGCCTCGGTCTCAGAGGGCAAG GCTAacctggctgtgtggctgtccATGATCGGTCTGGCCCAGTATTACAAGGTGCTGGTGGACAACGGCTATGAGAACATTGATTTCATCACCGATATCACTTGGGAGGATTTGCAGGAGATTGGCATCACCAAGCTGG GACACCAAAAGAAGCTGATGCTGGCCGTGAGGAAACTGGCAGAACTGCAAAAGGCGGAATACTCCAAGTACGAGGGGGGACCCCTGCGCCGAAAGGCACCCCAGTCACTTGAAATGATGGCCATTGAGTCGCCACCGCCATCTGAGCCTGCTGCCGCAGATTGCCAATCTCCTAAAATGACCACCTTCCAGGACAGTGAACTCAGTGGTGAGCTGCAGGCTGCCCTGTCTGGCCCAGCTGAAGCAGGCGCAGCTGCTGCTGAGAAGTCCTCCAACCACCTGCCCCCCACTCCAAGGGCCATCCTGCGACAGGAGTCCAGCCTGGGTGGCCGGGCTCGGCACATGAGCAGCTCGCAGGAACTGCTGGGTGATGGGCCCCAAGGGCCTGGCAGCCCTATGTCACGAAGTCAGGAATACCTGCTGGATGAGGGGCCAGTCCCTGGCACCCCACCCAAGGAGGTGCGGTCTGGCCGCCATGGCCACAGTGTCAAGAGGGCCAGTGTGCCCCCAGTGCCTGGCAAGCCACGGCAGGTCCTTCCATCAGGTGCCAGCCACTTCACGCCCCCACAGACACCCACCAAAGCTCAGCCGGGTTCTCCTCAGGCACTCGGGGGACCTCATGGTCCAGCCACAGCCAAGGTGAAGCCCACCCCACAGCTGCTGCCGCCGACAGACCGACCCATGTCGCCCCGTTCCCTTCCTCAGTCGCCCACACACCGTGGCTTTGCCTATGTGCTGCCTCAGCCAGTTGAGGGCGAGGCGGGGCCGGCTGCTCCAGGACCCACACTCCCACCAGTACCGGCAGCTGTACCCACACTGTGTCTGCCCCCAGAAGCTGATGTGGAGCCTGGGCGGCCCAAGAAACGTGCCCACAGCCTAAACCGCTATGCAGCCTCTGACAGCGAGCCGGAGCGGGATGAGCTGCTGGTGCCCGGTGCTGCTGGACCCTATGCCACAGTCCAGCGGCGTGTGGGTCGGAGCCATTCAGTGAGGGCTCCCGCTGGCGCTGACAAGAATGTTAATCGCAGTCAGTCCTTTGCTGTGCGGCCACGCAAGAAGGGGCCCCCACCACCTCCGCCCAAGCGCTCCAGCTCAGCCATGGCCAGTGCCAACCTAGCCGATGAGCCGGCTCCAGATGCTGAGACGGAGGATGGCCGGCTGGGAGTGCGGGCACAGCGCCGGCGGGCTAGTGATCTGACTGGCAGCGTGGACACAGGCAGTGCCGGCAGCGTGAAGAGCATTGCAGCCATGCTTGAGCTGTCTtccattgggggtggggggcgggctATCCGCAGGCCCCCTGAAGGCCACCCCACACCTCGTCCTGCCAGTCCAGAACCGGGTCGGGTAGCTACTGTGTTGGCCTCTGTGAAACATAAAGAGGCCATTGGGCCTGACGGCGAAGTGGTAAACCGGCGCCGTACACTCAGCGGCCCGGTCACGGGACTTTTGGCCACTGCTCGCCGGGGACCCGGGGAACCAACAGAGCAGAGTCATTTTCTGGAGGATGGTACAGCCCGACAACGGCCTCGAGGTCCAGCCAAGGGGGAGGCAAGTGTGGAGGGCCCTCCCCTTGCCCGGGTAGAGGCCAGTGCCACCCTCAAGAGGCGCATCCGGGCCAAGCAGAGCCAGCAAGAGAATGTCAAGTTCATCCTGACAGAGTCTGACACAGTCAAGCGCAGGCCTAAGGCTAAAGAGCGTGACACTGGGCCTGAACCACCCCCACCACTGTCTGTGTATCAGAATGGCACAGCCACTGTTCGCCGAAGGCCAGCCTCTGAGCAGGCTGGGCCCCCAGagctgccccctcctcctccacctgctgAACCCCCACCTGCTGACCTGATGCAGCTGCCCCCACTGCCCCTGCCTGATGGCAATGCCCGGAAGCCCGTGAAGCCACCCGTCTCTCCCAAGCCCATCCTGGCTCAGCCTGTGACCAAGATACAGGGCTCACCTACACCTGCCTCCAAGAAGGTGCCACTGCCAGGCCCTGGCAGCCCAG AGGTAAAGCGCGCTCACGGCACGCCACCACCTGTGTCACCCAAGCCTCCACCGCCACCCACAGCACccaagccagccaaggctgtGGCGGGACTACAGTCCAGCAGCGCCACCACCTCGCCTGTGCCCTCGCCGGCACGCCAGCCGCCAGCAGCCCTAGTCAAGCCGGCTAGTTCGCCGCCCTCGCAGAGCGCCAGCCCCGCCAAGCCCCCTTCCCCAGGCGCACCCGTGCTGCACGTACCCGCCAAGCCCCCTCGCGCTGCCGCTTCAGTGGCCTCCGGACCACCAGCAGCTCCAGACTGTGCTTCACCCGGGGACAGTGCTCGGCAGAAGCTAGAGGAGACTAGTGCGTGTTTGGCTGCTGCATTGCAGGCAGTGGAGGAGAAGATCCGGCAGGAAGATGGACAAGGCCCTCG ACCCTCCTCCATCGAGGAGAAGAGCACTGGCAGCATCCTGGAAGACATCGGCAGCATGTTCGACGACCTGGCCGACCAGCTGGATGCCATGCTGGAGTGA